The following proteins are co-located in the Vigna angularis cultivar LongXiaoDou No.4 chromosome 2, ASM1680809v1, whole genome shotgun sequence genome:
- the LOC108328605 gene encoding amino acid transporter AVT1I isoform X1, translating to MDTANSQLNHNLNMPLIQDQTLRCHERTQNPQTDSPNVYATTSFLGTCLNGLNALSGVGILSVPYALATGGWLSLVLLFSIAAAAFYTGLLIKRCMDKDSNIRTYPDIGELAFGKTGRLIVSISMYTELYLVSIGFLILEGDNLSNIFPIGEVHIAGLAIGGKQLFVIMVALIILPTVWLDNLSLLSYVSASGVFASVLIILSITWTATFDGVGFHHKGTLVHWNGLPTAVSLYAFCYCAHPVFPTLYNSMTNKHQFSNVLLVCFLLTTVGYASMAIVGYLMFGNGAESQVTLNLPLDKLSSKLAIYTTLVNPISKFALMATPITNALKDLLPKTYKNRVTSILLSTVLVLSTTVVALAVPFFGSLMSLVGAFLSVTASILLPCLCYLKISGTYRKFGCETVVIVIIIMIAIVMAISGTYISLMEIAHNL from the exons ATGGATACCGCCAACAGTCAACTAAACCATAACCTTAACATGCCCCTAATCCAAGACCAAACACTACGCTGTCATGAACGCACCCAAAATCCTCAGACAGATTCTCCAAATGTTTATGCCACCACATCTTTCCTCGGCACTTGTCTCAATGGACTCAATGCTTTGTCAG GTGTTGGCATACTCTCGGTTCCTTATGCTCTTGCAACAGGAGGCTGGTTAAGCTTGGTTCTTCTGTTTTCTATTGCCGCTGCTGCATTTTACACGGGCCTTCTGATTAAAAGATGCATGGATAAGGACTCAAACATCAGAACCTACCCTGATATAGGTGAACTTGCATTTGGAAAGACAGGAAGACTGATAGTGTCAATATCCATGTACACGGAACTATATCTGGTTTCAATAGGATTCTTGATTCTAGAAGGTGATAACTTGAGTAACATATTCCCCATTGGAGAGGTTCACATAGCAGGCTTAGCAATTGGTGGGAAGCAATTATTTGTGATTATGGTTGCCCTTATCATCTTGCCCACGGTTTGGTTGGACAACTTGAGTCTACTCTCTTATGTATCTGCAAGTGGAGTCTTCGCTTCTGTTCTCATCATCCTTTCAATAACATGGACTGCAACATTTGATGGAGTTGGTTTTCATCATAAAGGAACTCTTGTCCATTGGAATGGTCTCCCCACAGCTGTTAGCTTGTATGCCTTCTGTTATTGCGCACATCCTGTCTTTCCCACATTGTACAATTCGATGACAAACAAACATCAGTTCTCTAAC GTCTTACTTGTATGTTTTCTCCTAACCACTGTGGGTTATGCATCCATGGCTATAGTGGGTTATTTAATGTTTGGTAACGGGGCTGAATCTCAAGTAACATTGAACCTGCCTCTGGACAAACTCAGCTCAAAATTAGCAATATACACAACCTTGGTGAATCCCATATCCAAGTTTGCTTTGATGGCAACACCTATTACGAATGCTTTGAAAGATTTGCTTCCAAAGACGTACAAGAATAGGGTGACGAGCATCTTACTGAGCACAGTGTTGGTATTGAGCACCACCGTTGTTGCCCTTGCTGTCCCTTTCTTTGGGTCTCTCATGTCACTGGTTGGAGCCTTTCTAAGTGTCACAGCTTCTATTCTGCTTCCGTGCTTGTGCTACTTGAAGATTTCGGGCACTTACAGGAAATTTGGGTGTGAGACGGTAGTCATagtgataataataatgatagcTATTGTAATGGCAATTTCAGGGACCTACATCTCTCTCATGGAAATAGCCCACAATTTATAA
- the LOC108328605 gene encoding amino acid transporter AVT1I isoform X2 — translation MSKKLSYNPSFRVPLLLNDEEKAIASSAKNTVSFFRTCLNGLNTIAGVGILSVPYALATGGWLSLVLLFSIAAAAFYTGLLIKRCMDKDSNIRTYPDIGELAFGKTGRLIVSISMYTELYLVSIGFLILEGDNLSNIFPIGEVHIAGLAIGGKQLFVIMVALIILPTVWLDNLSLLSYVSASGVFASVLIILSITWTATFDGVGFHHKGTLVHWNGLPTAVSLYAFCYCAHPVFPTLYNSMTNKHQFSNVLLVCFLLTTVGYASMAIVGYLMFGNGAESQVTLNLPLDKLSSKLAIYTTLVNPISKFALMATPITNALKDLLPKTYKNRVTSILLSTVLVLSTTVVALAVPFFGSLMSLVGAFLSVTASILLPCLCYLKISGTYRKFGCETVVIVIIIMIAIVMAISGTYISLMEIAHNL, via the exons ATGTCAAAAAAACTTTCGTACAATCCCTCCTTTAGGGTTCCTTTACTTCTCAATGATGAGGAGAAAGCCATTGCCTCTTCTGCAAAAAATACTGTATCCTTCTTTCGTACATGCCTTAATGGACTCAATACAATAGCAG GTGTTGGCATACTCTCGGTTCCTTATGCTCTTGCAACAGGAGGCTGGTTAAGCTTGGTTCTTCTGTTTTCTATTGCCGCTGCTGCATTTTACACGGGCCTTCTGATTAAAAGATGCATGGATAAGGACTCAAACATCAGAACCTACCCTGATATAGGTGAACTTGCATTTGGAAAGACAGGAAGACTGATAGTGTCAATATCCATGTACACGGAACTATATCTGGTTTCAATAGGATTCTTGATTCTAGAAGGTGATAACTTGAGTAACATATTCCCCATTGGAGAGGTTCACATAGCAGGCTTAGCAATTGGTGGGAAGCAATTATTTGTGATTATGGTTGCCCTTATCATCTTGCCCACGGTTTGGTTGGACAACTTGAGTCTACTCTCTTATGTATCTGCAAGTGGAGTCTTCGCTTCTGTTCTCATCATCCTTTCAATAACATGGACTGCAACATTTGATGGAGTTGGTTTTCATCATAAAGGAACTCTTGTCCATTGGAATGGTCTCCCCACAGCTGTTAGCTTGTATGCCTTCTGTTATTGCGCACATCCTGTCTTTCCCACATTGTACAATTCGATGACAAACAAACATCAGTTCTCTAAC GTCTTACTTGTATGTTTTCTCCTAACCACTGTGGGTTATGCATCCATGGCTATAGTGGGTTATTTAATGTTTGGTAACGGGGCTGAATCTCAAGTAACATTGAACCTGCCTCTGGACAAACTCAGCTCAAAATTAGCAATATACACAACCTTGGTGAATCCCATATCCAAGTTTGCTTTGATGGCAACACCTATTACGAATGCTTTGAAAGATTTGCTTCCAAAGACGTACAAGAATAGGGTGACGAGCATCTTACTGAGCACAGTGTTGGTATTGAGCACCACCGTTGTTGCCCTTGCTGTCCCTTTCTTTGGGTCTCTCATGTCACTGGTTGGAGCCTTTCTAAGTGTCACAGCTTCTATTCTGCTTCCGTGCTTGTGCTACTTGAAGATTTCGGGCACTTACAGGAAATTTGGGTGTGAGACGGTAGTCATagtgataataataatgatagcTATTGTAATGGCAATTTCAGGGACCTACATCTCTCTCATGGAAATAGCCCACAATTTATAA